Proteins encoded by one window of Labrus bergylta chromosome 2, fLabBer1.1, whole genome shotgun sequence:
- the LOC136181141 gene encoding protein NLRC3-like yields MDQCEDTEEGVPPSKTSLCEEHEALRMQEQRPDSPGPSCVSMKSDRSKGRCINFKDGRPADGRVQQESSNVHRDQSDQQNPTDLDSIFMLLEENIITFVKNELKRVQRVLSPDYPECLESQSEDDEQGRSCKEAFLKITLHFLRRMKQEELADCLQSRTFGAVCQQKLKSNLKEKFQCVFEGIAKAGNPTLLNQIYTELYITEGGTGEVNDEHEVRQIETASRKPHRPETTIRQEDIFKVSPGRDEPIRRVMTKGVAGIGKTVLTQKFTLDWAEDKANQDIQFTFPFTFRELNVLKEKKFSLVELVHHFFPETKEAGICRFEEFQVVFIFDGLDECRLPLDFKNNETLTDVTESTSVDVLLTNLIRGKLLPSAHLWITTRPAAANQIPPECVDMVTEVRGFTDPQKEEYFMKRFRNEEEASRIISHIKTSRSLHIMCHIPVFCWITATVLEDVLKTREGGELPKTLTEMYIHFLVVQSKLKNIKYDGGDKTDPHWNKKSRKMIKSLGKLAFEQLQKGNLIFYDSDLTECDIDIRAASVYSGVFTQIFKEERGLYQDKVFCFIHLSVQEFLAALHVHLTFINS; encoded by the exons atggatcagtgtgaggacacagaggagggagtccctccctctaaaacctctctgtgtgaggaacatgaagctctgag gatgcaggaacagagaccagactctcctggacccagctgtgtgtccatgaagagtgaccggtctaagGGTCGCTGtattaactttaaagatggacgtcctgctgatggaag agttcaacaggagagctccaacgttcacagagatcagtcagaccagcagaatccaacagacctggactccatctttatg ctgctggaggagaacatcatcacctttgtgaagaacgagctgaagagagtccagagggttctgagtccagattacccagaatgcttagagagtcagagtgaggatgacgagcaggggagaagctgtaaagaggcatttttgaagatcactctccacttcctgaggagaatgaagcaggaggagctggctgactgtctgcagagca gaacgTTTGGTGCAGTGTgccaacaaaaactcaaatctaacctgaaggagaagttccagtgtgtgtttgaggggattgctaaagcaggaaacccaacccttctgaaccagatctacacagagctctacatcacagagggagggactggagaggtcaatgatgaacacgaggtcagacagattgaaacagcatccaggaaaccacacagaccagaaacaaccatcagacaagaagacatctttaaagtctcacctggaagagatgaaccaatcagaagagtgatgacaaagggagtggctggcatcgggaaaacagtcttaacacagaagttcactctggactgggctgaagacaaagccaaccaggacatacagttcacatttccattcactttcagagagctgaatgtgctgaaagagaaaaagttcagcttggtggaacttgttcatcacttctttcctgaaaccaaagaagcaggaatctgcaggtttgaagagttccaggttgtgttcatctttgacggtctggatgagtgtcgacttcctctggactttaaaaacaatgagaccctgactgatgtcacagagtccacctcagtggatgtgctgctgactaacctcatcagggggaaactgcttccctctgctcatctctggataaccacacgacctgcagcagccaatcagatccctcctgagtgtgttgacatggtgacagaggtcagaggattcactgacccacagaaggaggagtacttcatgaagaggttcagaaatgaggaggaggccagcagaatcatctcccacatcaagacatccagaagcctccacatcatgtgtcacatcccagtcttctgctggatcactgctacagttctggaggatgtgctgaagaccagagagggaggagagctgcccaagaccctgactgagatgtacatccacttcctggtggttcagtccaaactgaagaacatcaagtatgatggaggagataagacagatccacactggaataaaaagagcaggaagatgattaagtctctgggaaaactggcttttgagcagctgcagaaaggaaacctgatcttctatgactcagacctgacagagtgtgacatcgatatcagagcagcctcagtgtactcaggagtgttcacacagatctttaaagaggagagaggactgtaccaggacaaggtgttctgcttcatccatctgagtgttcaggagtttctggctgctcttcatgtccatctgaccttcatcaactcttga